One genomic window of Azospirillum sp. TSH100 includes the following:
- a CDS encoding efflux RND transporter permease subunit encodes MPITRISVDNPVFATMMMVALMVLGLFSYNRLGVDLFPDVDFPVVVVSTAYPGASPETVETDITRPVEDAINTIAGIKTLTSRSYEGQSVVIAEFELKTSSVQALQDVREKVSAIRAGFRDEVKDPQITRFNPDDQPILSIAVTSDLRSLRDLTTLTDQIILKRLQNVRGVGKATIAGGVKRQILVRLKPEKLEALNVGVDEVIATVTNENQDVPAGTVTGQGRERVVQVEGRVRNPRDLLDLIVARRGNSPVRLSQVAEVIDGQEEQDSAALLNGNPALAVDVVKVQGANTVEVARGLHRAIEDLRTNGSLPPDVTLAVVRDSSRGITNSLSNVQETLVEGGILTILIVMVFLGSWRSTVITALTLPVAVLGTFGMLAAMGFTLNMMTLMALSLAIGILIDDAIVVRENIMRHLARGQGHRQAALDGTAEIGLAVLATTLTIVAVFLPVAFMGGIIGRFFLQFGITVSAAVLISLFVSFTLDPMLSSIWYDPAAHGRHSRSIFGHFAAWFGRGFDALSHGYGRLLRWGLRRRWVVVVAALAIFFGSFLLVPRIGVEFVPAADLGEQIIEVETPVGSSLATTTAKTRQVEAAIREFPEIAYTYSTVNTGVSIGHNRGSIYLRYTPIDQRKRSPNDLAPLLRQRLSAIPGVTIGIAIPGVGGVQKQIQVSVQGRDITELDRLSQTVIGAMRAIPGFVDVDSTLKAAKPTLAVRLERDLASDLGIGTAKVADTLRPLFAGDTVSSWKAPDGESYDVLVRLPEGDRAGRADLDRIHFSGGVDANGTPRMIPLSQVAEVTTTLGASQINRRDLQREVNVQANVQGRAAGDAGRELQATLAKIELPPGYRIVFGGSTKDIAETSGYAAQALALAVILIYLILASQFGSFLQPLAIMASLPLSLVGVFLGLLVAGSTLNIFSAIGFIMLMGLVTKNAILLVDFANQARKRGANLHDALVEAGIIRLRPIVMTTAAMIFGMIPLALGIGEGAQQRAPMAHAVIGGLLSSTILTLLVVPVALTYLDGLSRRMKRWFAHGDPDTRQQAAE; translated from the coding sequence ATGCCGATCACCCGCATCAGCGTCGACAACCCGGTCTTCGCCACCATGATGATGGTGGCGCTGATGGTGCTCGGCCTCTTTTCCTACAACCGGCTGGGCGTCGACCTGTTTCCCGACGTCGATTTCCCGGTGGTGGTGGTCAGCACCGCCTATCCCGGCGCCAGCCCGGAGACGGTGGAGACCGACATCACCCGGCCGGTCGAGGATGCGATCAACACCATCGCCGGCATCAAGACGCTGACCTCGCGCTCCTACGAGGGCCAGTCGGTGGTGATCGCCGAGTTCGAGCTGAAGACCTCGTCGGTCCAGGCGTTGCAGGACGTGCGCGAGAAGGTCTCGGCCATCCGCGCCGGTTTCCGCGACGAGGTGAAGGATCCGCAGATCACCCGCTTCAACCCGGACGACCAGCCGATCCTGTCCATCGCCGTCACCTCCGACCTGCGGTCCTTGCGCGACCTCACCACGCTCACCGACCAGATCATCCTGAAGCGCCTGCAGAATGTCCGCGGCGTCGGCAAGGCCACCATCGCCGGCGGGGTGAAGCGGCAGATCCTGGTCCGCCTGAAGCCGGAAAAGCTGGAGGCACTCAACGTCGGCGTGGACGAGGTGATCGCCACCGTCACGAACGAGAACCAGGACGTGCCCGCCGGCACCGTCACCGGCCAGGGACGGGAGCGCGTGGTCCAGGTGGAGGGCCGCGTGCGCAACCCGCGCGACCTGTTGGACCTGATCGTCGCCCGGCGCGGCAACAGCCCGGTACGCCTCTCCCAGGTCGCCGAGGTGATCGACGGGCAGGAGGAGCAGGACTCGGCGGCATTGCTGAATGGCAACCCGGCGCTGGCGGTCGATGTGGTGAAGGTTCAGGGCGCCAACACAGTGGAGGTCGCGCGCGGCCTGCATCGGGCGATCGAGGATCTGCGGACCAACGGCTCGCTGCCGCCGGACGTGACGCTGGCGGTGGTGCGCGACAGCTCGCGAGGCATCACCAACTCGCTCAGCAACGTGCAGGAAACGCTGGTCGAAGGCGGCATCCTGACCATCCTGATCGTCATGGTCTTTTTGGGCTCCTGGCGCAGCACGGTCATCACCGCGCTGACCCTGCCGGTCGCTGTGCTCGGCACCTTCGGCATGCTGGCGGCGATGGGCTTCACGCTGAACATGATGACGCTGATGGCGCTTTCGCTCGCCATCGGCATCCTGATCGACGACGCCATCGTGGTGCGCGAGAACATCATGCGCCATCTCGCCCGCGGCCAGGGCCACCGTCAGGCGGCACTGGACGGCACGGCGGAGATCGGGCTGGCGGTGCTGGCGACCACCCTGACCATCGTCGCGGTCTTCCTGCCGGTCGCCTTCATGGGCGGCATCATCGGCCGCTTCTTCCTGCAATTCGGCATCACCGTATCGGCGGCGGTGCTGATCTCGCTGTTCGTGTCCTTCACGCTCGACCCGATGCTGTCCAGCATCTGGTACGACCCCGCCGCCCATGGCCGCCACAGCCGCTCGATCTTCGGCCACTTCGCGGCCTGGTTCGGGCGCGGCTTCGATGCGCTCTCGCACGGCTATGGCCGGCTGCTGCGCTGGGGCCTGCGCCGGCGCTGGGTGGTGGTGGTCGCGGCGCTGGCGATCTTCTTCGGCAGCTTCCTCCTGGTGCCGCGCATCGGCGTGGAGTTCGTCCCCGCCGCCGACCTCGGCGAGCAGATCATCGAGGTGGAGACCCCCGTCGGTTCCTCGCTCGCCACCACCACCGCCAAGACCCGCCAAGTGGAGGCGGCGATCCGCGAGTTTCCGGAGATCGCCTACACCTACAGCACCGTCAACACCGGGGTGTCGATCGGCCACAACCGCGGCAGCATCTATCTGCGCTACACCCCCATCGACCAGCGTAAGCGTTCGCCCAACGACCTTGCTCCGCTGCTGCGCCAGCGCCTGTCGGCGATCCCCGGCGTCACCATCGGCATCGCCATCCCCGGCGTCGGCGGCGTGCAGAAGCAGATCCAGGTTTCGGTCCAGGGCCGCGACATCACCGAACTCGACCGGCTGTCGCAGACGGTCATCGGCGCCATGCGCGCCATCCCCGGCTTCGTCGATGTCGACAGCACGCTGAAGGCGGCCAAGCCGACCCTGGCCGTCCGGCTGGAACGCGACCTCGCCAGCGACCTCGGCATCGGCACCGCCAAGGTGGCAGACACGCTGCGCCCGCTGTTCGCCGGTGATACGGTGTCGAGCTGGAAGGCGCCGGACGGCGAGAGCTACGACGTGCTGGTCCGCCTACCGGAAGGCGACCGCGCCGGCCGCGCCGACCTCGACCGCATCCATTTCTCCGGCGGGGTCGACGCCAACGGCACACCGCGCATGATCCCGCTGTCGCAGGTGGCGGAGGTGACGACGACGCTCGGTGCTTCGCAGATCAACCGGCGCGACCTTCAGCGCGAGGTGAATGTCCAGGCCAACGTCCAGGGCCGGGCCGCCGGCGACGCCGGCCGCGAGTTGCAGGCGACGCTGGCAAAGATCGAGTTGCCGCCGGGATACCGCATCGTCTTCGGCGGCTCGACCAAGGACATCGCGGAGACCAGCGGCTATGCCGCCCAGGCGCTGGCGCTCGCCGTCATCCTGATCTACCTGATCCTCGCCTCGCAGTTCGGCAGCTTCCTGCAACCGCTCGCGATCATGGCCTCGCTGCCGCTGTCGCTGGTCGGCGTGTTCCTCGGCCTGCTGGTGGCTGGATCGACGCTGAACATCTTCAGTGCCATCGGCTTCATCATGCTGATGGGGCTGGTGACCAAGAACGCCATTCTGCTGGTCGATTTCGCCAACCAGGCGCGCAAGCGCGGCGCCAACCTGCATGATGCGCTGGTGGAGGCCGGAATCATCCGCCTGCGCCCCATCGTCATGACCACCGCCGCCATGATCTTCGGCATGATCCCGCTGGCGCTCGGCATCGGCGAAGGGGCGCAGCAGCGCGCACCGATGGCCCATGCGGTGATCGGCGGCCTGCTGTCCTCAACCATCCTGACACTGCTGGTGGTACCAGTGGCGCTGACCTATCTCGACGGGTTGTCGCGCCGCATGAAGCGCTGGTTCGCCCACGGCGATCCCGACACCCGGCAGCAAGCGGCGGAGTGA
- a CDS encoding efflux RND transporter periplasmic adaptor subunit — MTAPQRTFPPAPQPAEPVQPLPSQQDDPAPLLHPRRWFGRLLMLLLALLVAGGGFVLWHTRGPTAPSAASAISAAERPIELTAVEVTAVAPRALTETVRLSGSVSPMEQSALKAEVAARLAEVLVREGQAVRRGDVLARFDTVELTARLNEKQANLEGARAQLVLAEKTLTKNRTLNRSNIVSDTSLDQAESSFGFQRAQVDALAAQVELARKALRDAVVVSPIDGMVATRSVNPGENLAVNAALFTIVDLSRVEVEATVPAEQVARLAVGQTAALRVEGFGDREFAGRVARINPMARAGSRAIPVYVTIDNKDGALRGGMFASGEVRVAQAPSAIAVPPVAVRHDDQGDFVLLIADGRTVRRPVTRVALWARGDLVQVEGLAPGDRVVTGNLPGLTAGRAVSTAGT, encoded by the coding sequence ATGACCGCCCCACAACGGACTTTCCCTCCGGCCCCCCAGCCGGCCGAGCCGGTACAGCCGCTGCCCTCGCAGCAGGATGATCCCGCGCCCCTGCTCCACCCGCGGCGATGGTTCGGCCGCCTGCTTATGCTCCTTCTGGCGCTGCTGGTGGCCGGTGGTGGCTTTGTCCTGTGGCACACCCGTGGCCCTACGGCTCCCTCCGCCGCTTCGGCCATTTCTGCGGCGGAGCGTCCGATCGAATTGACGGCTGTGGAGGTCACCGCCGTCGCTCCGCGCGCGCTGACGGAAACGGTGCGGCTCAGCGGCTCCGTTTCGCCGATGGAGCAGTCGGCGCTGAAGGCGGAGGTCGCTGCCAGACTGGCCGAGGTTCTGGTGCGCGAGGGTCAGGCGGTGCGCCGCGGCGATGTGCTCGCCCGCTTCGACACGGTGGAACTGACCGCCCGCCTGAACGAGAAGCAGGCCAACCTGGAGGGTGCCCGCGCCCAACTGGTGCTGGCCGAAAAGACGCTGACCAAGAACCGCACGCTGAACCGCAGCAACATCGTTTCCGACACCAGCCTGGATCAGGCCGAAAGCAGCTTCGGCTTCCAACGTGCCCAGGTCGATGCGCTGGCGGCGCAGGTGGAGCTGGCGCGCAAGGCGTTGCGTGACGCGGTGGTGGTCAGCCCGATAGACGGCATGGTCGCCACCCGCTCCGTCAACCCGGGAGAAAATCTCGCGGTGAATGCCGCCCTGTTCACCATCGTCGACCTGTCGCGGGTGGAGGTCGAGGCAACGGTCCCGGCGGAGCAGGTGGCCCGTCTCGCCGTCGGCCAGACCGCCGCCCTGCGGGTCGAGGGCTTCGGCGATCGGGAGTTCGCCGGCCGCGTCGCCCGCATCAACCCGATGGCGCGGGCGGGATCGCGCGCCATCCCCGTCTATGTGACCATCGACAACAAGGACGGTGCGCTGCGCGGCGGCATGTTCGCCAGCGGCGAGGTTCGGGTGGCGCAGGCGCCGAGCGCCATCGCCGTGCCGCCGGTCGCCGTCCGCCATGACGACCAGGGCGACTTCGTGCTGCTGATCGCCGACGGCCGCACCGTTCGGCGTCCGGTGACGCGGGTGGCGCTGTGGGCACGCGGCGATCTGGTGCAGGTGGAGGGGCTGGCGCCGGGCGACCGCGTCGTCACCGGCAATTTGCCCGGCCTGACCGCCGGCCGCGCCGTCTCGACTGCCGGCACCTGA
- a CDS encoding lytic transglycosylase domain-containing protein, producing the protein MVKRNLATIHAAGAMLCLALSLAGCASEAPQVQTAPPVEAAYVPDPNDPLSRWVPHIREASQKYDMPEKWIRAVMMRESNGRATTSSGKVLTSSAGAIGLMQVMPGTYELMRSQYGLGPNPADPHDNIMAGTAYLREMYDLFGAPGFLAAYNCGPACYAQHLAGKQRLPRETKMYLAALTPVLRGSAPREPSQAAGASAIEIAVVPDDAPKPRTGQPAAPAPQRSEPAPVVVASAAPETRTPESRAPDSRAPDSRAVEPRRMEPRPAEPKAAGPAPAAAPVVVASLPEPAPTPTPAPAPAVAPAKPIQVASLEPPATTHRVNPQFTTQVAEALLPPQSVGKGERVVMRFVSQRADGCGSLAGRDRACVTLADAR; encoded by the coding sequence GTGGTCAAACGGAACCTCGCGACGATCCACGCCGCCGGTGCAATGCTGTGCCTGGCTCTCAGTCTGGCCGGCTGCGCCTCCGAAGCGCCGCAGGTGCAGACGGCTCCGCCGGTCGAAGCCGCCTATGTCCCTGACCCGAATGATCCGCTGTCCCGCTGGGTCCCGCATATCCGCGAGGCCTCCCAGAAATACGACATGCCGGAGAAATGGATCCGCGCGGTGATGATGCGCGAGAGCAATGGCCGGGCGACGACCAGCAGCGGCAAGGTGCTCACCAGCTCCGCCGGGGCCATCGGCCTGATGCAGGTTATGCCCGGAACCTACGAGTTGATGCGGTCGCAATATGGTCTCGGCCCCAACCCGGCTGACCCGCATGACAACATCATGGCCGGTACCGCCTATCTGCGCGAGATGTACGACCTGTTCGGGGCGCCCGGTTTCCTGGCCGCCTACAATTGCGGTCCGGCCTGCTATGCCCAGCATCTGGCCGGCAAGCAGCGTCTGCCGCGCGAAACGAAGATGTATCTGGCGGCCCTGACGCCGGTCCTGCGCGGTTCCGCTCCGCGTGAACCGTCGCAGGCGGCAGGCGCCTCGGCGATCGAGATCGCGGTGGTGCCGGACGACGCACCGAAGCCGCGCACCGGACAGCCGGCTGCTCCGGCACCCCAGCGGTCGGAACCAGCGCCGGTGGTCGTGGCTTCCGCCGCGCCGGAAACCCGTACGCCCGAATCCCGCGCCCCGGACTCCCGCGCCCCGGACTCCCGCGCTGTCGAACCACGGCGGATGGAGCCGCGTCCGGCCGAGCCGAAGGCCGCCGGACCGGCTCCCGCCGCGGCTCCGGTGGTCGTGGCGTCGCTGCCTGAACCCGCCCCGACGCCAACTCCGGCCCCGGCACCGGCTGTCGCTCCCGCCAAGCCGATTCAGGTCGCCAGTCTCGAACCGCCGGCGACCACGCATCGCGTCAACCCGCAATTCACCACCCAGGTCGCCGAGGCGCTGCTTCCTCCGCAGTCGGTCGGCAAGGGCGAGCGCGTGGTGATGCGCTTCGTTTCCCAGCGCGCGGACGGCTGCGGCAGCCTCGCCGGCCGTGACCGCGCCTGCGTCACGTTGGCCGACGCACGGTAA
- the guaA gene encoding glutamine-hydrolyzing GMP synthase yields the protein MSSAASLSAERVLILDFGSQVTQLIARRVRESGVYCEIHPFGMSDERIREYDPKAIILSGSPASVTEANGPRAPQAVFDLKVPVLGICYGQQTMCQQLGGNVSGSDHREFGRAFIEIKEPCALFDGLWAVGSKEQVWMSHGDRVTALPDGFRAVAVSDGAPFAAIADDSRRMYGVQFHPEVVHTPHGAQLLANFVHRVAGIKGDWTMAAFKQQAIEKIRAQVGTGKVICGLSGGVDSSVAAVLIHEAIGDQLTCIFVDTGLMRAGESEEVVRLFRDHYNIPLVHREAADLFLGKLAGVTDPEQKRKIIGGLFIEVFDEESAKVGGAEFLAQGTLYPDVIESVSFTGGPSVTIKSHHNVGGLPERMKLKLVEPLRELFKDEVRALGRELGLPPAFIGRHPFPGPGLAIRVPGEITPEKLEILRKADTIYLEEIRNAGLYDAIWQAFAVLLPVRTVGVMGDGRTYDHVLALRAVTSTDGMTADWYPFPHDFLARVSNRIVNEVRGVNRVVYDITSKPPGTIEWE from the coding sequence ATGTCCAGCGCCGCCTCCCTTTCCGCCGAACGCGTCCTCATTCTCGATTTCGGGTCGCAGGTGACCCAGCTCATCGCCCGCCGTGTGCGCGAGAGCGGGGTCTATTGTGAAATCCATCCCTTCGGCATGAGCGACGAGCGCATCCGCGAGTATGACCCGAAGGCGATCATCCTGTCGGGCAGCCCGGCCTCCGTCACCGAGGCGAACGGCCCGCGCGCCCCGCAGGCGGTGTTCGACCTGAAGGTTCCGGTGCTCGGCATCTGCTACGGCCAGCAGACGATGTGTCAGCAGCTTGGCGGCAACGTCTCCGGTTCCGACCATCGCGAGTTCGGCCGTGCCTTCATCGAGATCAAGGAGCCCTGCGCCCTGTTCGACGGGCTCTGGGCGGTCGGATCGAAGGAGCAGGTGTGGATGAGCCACGGCGACCGCGTCACCGCCCTGCCCGACGGCTTCCGCGCCGTGGCGGTCAGCGACGGCGCGCCCTTCGCCGCCATCGCCGATGACAGCCGCCGCATGTATGGCGTGCAGTTTCATCCGGAGGTGGTCCACACCCCGCATGGCGCCCAGCTGCTGGCGAACTTCGTCCACCGCGTCGCCGGCATCAAGGGCGACTGGACCATGGCCGCTTTCAAGCAGCAGGCCATCGAGAAGATCCGCGCCCAGGTCGGCACTGGCAAGGTGATCTGCGGCCTGTCGGGCGGTGTCGATTCGTCGGTCGCCGCCGTTCTGATCCACGAGGCGATCGGCGACCAGCTGACCTGCATCTTCGTCGACACCGGCCTGATGCGTGCCGGCGAGTCGGAAGAGGTCGTGCGGCTGTTCCGCGACCACTACAACATCCCGCTGGTCCACCGCGAGGCGGCCGACCTGTTCCTGGGCAAGCTGGCCGGTGTCACCGATCCGGAGCAGAAGCGCAAGATCATCGGCGGCCTGTTCATCGAGGTCTTCGACGAAGAGAGCGCCAAGGTCGGCGGTGCGGAGTTCCTGGCCCAGGGCACCCTCTACCCCGACGTGATCGAGAGCGTGTCCTTCACCGGCGGCCCGTCGGTCACCATCAAGTCGCACCACAATGTCGGCGGCCTGCCCGAGCGGATGAAGCTGAAGCTGGTCGAGCCGCTGCGCGAGCTGTTCAAGGACGAGGTCCGCGCGCTCGGCCGCGAACTGGGCCTGCCGCCGGCCTTCATCGGCCGCCACCCCTTCCCCGGCCCGGGCCTCGCCATCCGCGTCCCCGGCGAGATCACGCCGGAGAAGCTGGAGATCCTGCGCAAGGCCGACACGATCTATCTGGAGGAGATCCGCAACGCCGGCCTCTATGATGCGATCTGGCAGGCCTTCGCCGTGCTGCTGCCGGTCCGCACCGTCGGCGTGATGGGTGACGGCCGCACCTATGATCATGTGCTGGCCCTGCGCGCGGTGACCTCCACCGATGGCATGACCGCCGACTGGTACCCCTTCCCCCATGACTTCCTGGCGCGCGTGTCCAACCGCATCGTCAACGAGGTTCGCGGCGTCAACCGCGTGGTCTACGACATCACGTCGAAGCCGCCCGGCACCATCGAGTGGGAGTGA
- a CDS encoding GNAT family N-acetyltransferase, giving the protein MTDTTVAIRQARASDAAGMARVHVQSWRSTYAGLIPAQFLVNLSEPPAAQRWAAIAETRGPGQGAFVAEDVAGWFAAPGTVVGIASFGTRRVAVEGHAGEFHALYLLDDAKGYGIGRRLMAAMADRFLAAGIRSAAVWCLRDNPSRWFYERLGGIKVAERPIRFAGSDLVEIAYGWRDLTPLARLSAGPEVR; this is encoded by the coding sequence ATGACGGACACCACGGTCGCAATCCGCCAGGCACGCGCATCGGACGCCGCCGGCATGGCCCGAGTCCATGTGCAGAGCTGGCGGTCCACCTATGCCGGCCTGATCCCGGCGCAATTCCTGGTCAACCTGTCCGAACCGCCCGCCGCCCAGCGCTGGGCAGCCATCGCCGAGACGCGCGGCCCCGGTCAGGGTGCCTTCGTCGCGGAGGACGTCGCCGGATGGTTCGCCGCCCCCGGCACCGTCGTCGGCATTGCCTCCTTCGGCACGCGGCGGGTCGCGGTGGAGGGCCATGCGGGAGAGTTCCACGCGCTTTATCTGCTAGACGACGCAAAGGGTTACGGCATTGGCCGGCGGTTGATGGCGGCGATGGCCGACCGTTTCCTGGCCGCCGGAATCCGCTCCGCCGCGGTGTGGTGCCTGCGCGACAACCCGTCACGCTGGTTCTACGAGCGGCTGGGCGGAATCAAGGTGGCGGAGCGGCCGATCCGGTTTGCCGGCAGCGATCTGGTCGAGATCGCCTATGGCTGGCGCGACCTGACGCCGCTTGCACGCTTGTCGGCGGGGCCGGAGGTGCGGTAG
- the lptG gene encoding LPS export ABC transporter permease LptG has translation MYSSPTLSRYIGRQFVVWFCLLMVILLAIVLLLDTVELLRRAGTKPHVTFGLVVEMALLKLPEIGQQIFPFVILFAGMFTFWRLTRSAELVVARAVGVSAWQFLMPVMFAAAAIGVVKVTLINPVGAVFIAKYEQLQDRYLKLQSSTLNISRSGLWLRQTNEKEQFFIHSELVNPVTFELSNVIVFLFDADQNYLGRVDAPSAVLKDRKWELQEAILNRAKKDPEKLDSYTIPTELDMATIEESFAPPETISFWELPRFIHTLETTGFPAVRHRLHYQSLLAQPFLFLAMVLFAAAFSLRLPRRGGTMAMVTGGVLTGFVLFVMTDVVRTFGMSETIPIIMAAWSPAGISLLLGTAALLHLEDG, from the coding sequence ATGTATTCCTCGCCTACACTTTCCCGTTACATCGGCCGGCAGTTCGTCGTCTGGTTCTGCCTGCTGATGGTGATCCTGCTCGCCATCGTGCTGCTGCTGGACACGGTGGAACTGCTGCGCCGCGCCGGCACCAAGCCTCACGTCACCTTCGGGCTGGTCGTGGAGATGGCCTTGCTGAAGCTGCCGGAGATCGGACAGCAGATCTTCCCCTTCGTCATCCTCTTCGCCGGCATGTTCACCTTCTGGCGGCTGACGCGCAGCGCCGAGCTGGTGGTGGCCCGTGCGGTCGGCGTTTCGGCCTGGCAGTTCCTGATGCCGGTGATGTTTGCCGCCGCCGCCATCGGCGTGGTGAAAGTGACGCTGATCAACCCGGTCGGCGCCGTTTTCATCGCCAAGTACGAGCAGTTGCAGGACCGCTATCTCAAGCTTCAGTCCAGCACGCTGAACATTTCCCGCTCCGGTCTGTGGCTGCGTCAGACCAACGAGAAGGAGCAGTTCTTCATCCATTCGGAATTGGTGAACCCGGTGACCTTCGAGCTGTCGAACGTCATCGTCTTCCTGTTCGACGCCGATCAGAATTATCTCGGCCGTGTCGATGCGCCCAGCGCCGTGCTGAAGGACCGCAAATGGGAATTGCAGGAGGCGATCCTGAACCGGGCCAAGAAAGACCCGGAAAAACTGGATAGCTACACCATCCCGACCGAACTGGACATGGCGACCATCGAGGAAAGCTTCGCCCCGCCGGAGACGATTTCCTTCTGGGAGCTGCCGCGCTTCATTCACACGCTGGAGACCACCGGATTTCCGGCCGTGCGTCATCGGCTGCATTACCAGTCGCTGCTGGCCCAGCCCTTCCTGTTCCTGGCGATGGTGCTGTTCGCCGCCGCCTTCTCGCTGCGGCTCCCACGCCGCGGCGGGACGATGGCGATGGTTACCGGCGGCGTACTGACCGGCTTCGTGCTGTTCGTGATGACCGACGTCGTCCGCACCTTCGGCATGTCCGAGACGATCCCGATCATCATGGCCGCCTGGAGCCCCGCCGGCATCAGCCTGCTGCTGGGTACCGCCGCGCTTCTGCATCTGGAGGACGGCTGA
- a CDS encoding peptidylprolyl isomerase, with product MSSLRAVRTTVAVATACALLALPAVAQSSKAAAGAAAPRTGDESMRPARAPGSEGIAAVVNDEVVSVSDVNARIRMALLNAGASANPETAQRLMPQVMRLLIDERLQMQEAKRQGVTVSASEIDEAVKRIAEQNRMNGQQLQDMLKRQNVPLSTLKDQIRALLAWQKVMQRRIRQEVVVGEDEIDAAMERLKANIGKPEYLVAEIFLAVDSPDQDDEVRRNADRLVEEVKRGGNFAALARQFSQSAGAAAGGDLGWVRSGELSPEVDKALSSMRGGQLSTPIRTATGYHILLVRGQRPFGSSGGEMPMPAAQPVAPRPQPRPDLAKATVNMKQIILPIESKEQTKAVKEQAEKLRKSIKSCGDFQARAKETGMPESGDMGTMRVKDMAPGLQNLALGIPLGQASPVLMSPAAAVILIVCKRDVPMIQPPPEAQPAPPPPPAPTPIKEAKLPGRDEIERELVNERSELLSRRYLRDLRRTAFIETRL from the coding sequence ATGTCGAGTTTGCGAGCCGTCCGGACCACCGTCGCCGTGGCGACCGCCTGCGCGCTTCTGGCCCTGCCCGCCGTGGCGCAGTCGAGCAAGGCTGCCGCCGGCGCCGCGGCGCCGCGGACGGGGGACGAGTCCATGCGTCCAGCCCGCGCGCCGGGGTCGGAAGGCATCGCCGCCGTGGTGAATGACGAGGTCGTTTCGGTTTCGGACGTCAATGCCCGCATCCGCATGGCGCTGCTGAATGCCGGCGCCTCCGCCAATCCGGAAACCGCACAGCGGCTCATGCCGCAGGTGATGCGGCTCCTGATCGACGAGCGCCTGCAGATGCAGGAAGCCAAGCGCCAGGGCGTCACGGTGTCGGCATCCGAGATCGATGAGGCCGTCAAGCGCATCGCCGAGCAGAACCGGATGAACGGCCAGCAGCTTCAGGACATGCTGAAGCGCCAGAATGTGCCGCTTTCCACGCTGAAGGACCAGATCAGGGCTTTGCTCGCCTGGCAGAAGGTGATGCAGCGCCGCATCCGCCAGGAGGTCGTGGTCGGCGAGGACGAGATCGATGCCGCGATGGAGCGGCTGAAGGCCAACATCGGCAAGCCGGAATATCTGGTCGCCGAGATCTTCCTGGCGGTGGACAGTCCCGATCAGGATGACGAGGTGCGGCGCAACGCCGACCGTCTGGTGGAAGAGGTGAAGCGCGGCGGCAACTTCGCGGCTCTGGCCCGCCAGTTCTCGCAGTCCGCCGGTGCCGCCGCGGGCGGCGATCTCGGCTGGGTGCGCAGCGGCGAACTGTCGCCGGAAGTGGACAAGGCGCTGTCCAGCATGCGCGGTGGGCAGCTGTCCACGCCGATCCGCACGGCCACCGGCTATCACATTCTGCTGGTGCGCGGTCAGCGGCCCTTCGGCAGCAGCGGCGGCGAGATGCCGATGCCGGCTGCCCAGCCGGTGGCTCCCCGTCCGCAGCCTCGGCCCGATCTGGCCAAGGCCACCGTCAACATGAAGCAGATCATCCTGCCGATCGAATCCAAGGAGCAGACCAAGGCCGTCAAGGAACAGGCCGAGAAGCTGCGCAAGTCGATCAAGAGCTGCGGCGACTTCCAGGCGCGCGCCAAGGAAACCGGCATGCCGGAATCGGGCGATATGGGCACCATGCGGGTCAAGGACATGGCGCCCGGTCTGCAGAATCTCGCGCTCGGCATTCCGCTCGGTCAAGCCAGCCCGGTGCTGATGAGCCCGGCCGCCGCGGTCATCCTGATCGTCTGCAAGCGCGACGTGCCGATGATCCAGCCGCCGCCGGAAGCCCAGCCGGCGCCGCCGCCACCGCCGGCCCCGACTCCGATCAAGGAGGCCAAGCTGCCTGGCCGCGACGAGATCGAGCGCGAACTGGTCAACGAGCGGTCGGAACTGCTGTCGCGCCGTTACCTGCGCGACTTGCGCCGCACCGCCTTCATCGAGACCCGGCTGTGA